CGTTGCTCGTTGCACGTAGCCCGTAGTCCTGTGTGTTTAGCTCTTTCTACGTGCCACGCGCTACCAGCCACGAGCTCAATTAGCAATCTGCTAATTAACTAAGGGAGGTATTTATGAGACTCCTGATAACTGGTTCCAACGGCCAACTGGGTCAGGACCTTCAGAAAGAATGTGACAGAAGACGCGTTGACTATGTTGCTACGGATTTCATTGCACGTGGAGCGCCGCGGGTAACACGTGGAATGAGTGATTCCTTCGACGAGCTACGAGTCACAAGTCACGAGCCAAATCCTAATCTGCCAAACTGCAAATCTGCTAGTCAGTTTTGCCACCTTGACATTACCGATCTCAAATCTGTAAGAGAAGCCGTTCTACGAACAACTCCTGACGCAATTATTAACTGTGCCGCATACAACGCGGTAGATAGGGCCGAGGATGACTGGAAGAACACGTTTTTGGTCAACTCTATCGGCCCAAAGAATCTCGCGATAGCTGCTAGCGAACTAGGAATTCCTCTCATGCACTTCAGCACGGACTATGTTTTTGACGGAAAGAAGCAAAGTCCTTACTTCGTATGGGATAAGCCAACGCCGTTGTCAAAATACGGGCAAAGCAAGCTATATGGCGAACAGCTCGTCTCACTTTTCACGAATCGCTGTTTCATTGTTCGACTTAGCTGGGTCTTTGGTATCGGAAACACTAATTTCGTCAAGAAGATTCTCGAATGGTCGAAAGAGAGGGATGAACTGAAGGTCGTCGACGATCAGATATCCTCTCCGGCTTATACAGTGGATCTATCAAAGGGAATTTTGGATCTTCTGTCAACGGGATGCTACGGTATATATCATATGGCTAATAGTGGTTATTGCAGCAGATACGACTGGGCTAAATACATACTGGAGCTTTCTGGCTGGAAAGGCAGATTGATTCCAGCG
This Mesotoga infera DNA region includes the following protein-coding sequences:
- the rfbD gene encoding dTDP-4-dehydrorhamnose reductase — encoded protein: MRLLITGSNGQLGQDLQKECDRRRVDYVATDFIARGAPRVTRGMSDSFDELRVTSHEPNPNLPNCKSASQFCHLDITDLKSVREAVLRTTPDAIINCAAYNAVDRAEDDWKNTFLVNSIGPKNLAIAASELGIPLMHFSTDYVFDGKKQSPYFVWDKPTPLSKYGQSKLYGEQLVSLFTNRCFIVRLSWVFGIGNTNFVKKILEWSKERDELKVVDDQISSPAYTVDLSKGILDLLSTGCYGIYHMANSGYCSRYDWAKYILELSGWKGRLIPAKSSGFKTAAQRPEFSAMDTFPLEETIGYGLPEWRDATDRFLGELSGEKGTVSSE